A genomic stretch from Terriglobales bacterium includes:
- a CDS encoding FAD-dependent oxidoreductase gives MAESFRTARLLQCLPLSEQTKHLEFEVGGAEGFEFTPGQFISLVAEHDGREITRAYSLASAPRGHRFDLCLNRVPGGFFSNYLCDLQEGGAIRFQGPLGFFTLRQPRRDSLFIATGTGIAPIRGMLEWLFAEEERHRGREFWLIFGVRHRAGLYYHEEWEELARRHPNFHYLPTLSREGAEWTGLRGHVQEHVRALAARHLDRHAYICGLKAMVDANRALLKELGWERKSIVYERYD, from the coding sequence TGCTGCAATGCCTCCCGCTCTCCGAGCAGACCAAGCACCTGGAGTTCGAGGTGGGGGGCGCCGAGGGTTTCGAGTTCACGCCCGGGCAGTTCATCTCGCTGGTGGCCGAGCACGACGGGCGCGAGATCACCCGCGCCTACTCCCTGGCCTCGGCGCCGCGCGGCCACCGCTTCGACCTCTGCCTGAACCGCGTTCCCGGCGGCTTCTTCTCCAACTACCTGTGTGACCTGCAGGAGGGCGGCGCCATCCGCTTCCAGGGGCCGCTGGGCTTCTTCACCCTGCGCCAGCCGCGGCGCGATTCCCTGTTCATCGCCACCGGCACCGGCATCGCCCCCATTCGCGGCATGCTGGAGTGGCTGTTTGCGGAGGAAGAGCGCCACCGCGGCCGCGAGTTCTGGCTGATCTTCGGCGTGCGCCACCGCGCCGGACTCTACTATCACGAGGAGTGGGAGGAGTTGGCGCGCCGCCACCCCAACTTCCACTACCTGCCCACGCTCAGCCGCGAAGGCGCGGAGTGGACGGGCCTGCGCGGCCACGTGCAGGAGCACGTGCGCGCGCTGGCCGCCCGCCACCTCGACCGCCACGCCTACATCTGCGGGCTCAAGGCCATGGTGGACGCCAACCGCGCCCTGCTCAAGGAACTCGGCTGGGAGCGCAAGTCCATCGTCTACGAGAGGTATGACTGA